One window of Telopea speciosissima isolate NSW1024214 ecotype Mountain lineage unplaced genomic scaffold, Tspe_v1 Tspe_v1.1150, whole genome shotgun sequence genomic DNA carries:
- the LOC122648445 gene encoding peptide chain release factor PrfB3, chloroplastic-like, producing the protein MYTQWAEKHGRKGRVVEKYPAKDGGIKSAIVEFEYEYAYGFLCGERGTHQMVGIFHDRSLLCETSLARVDVIPLFLHKTSDLEVDVEDLLISTLSFSGEEKLICQTELAVSIQHIPTGIRVQSSGIPEVS; encoded by the exons ATGTATACCCAATGGGCTGAAAAGCATGGTCGCAAAGGAAGGGTGGTTGAGAAATATCCTGCCAAGGATGGGGGCATCAAGTCTGCAATTGTTGAGTTTGAATATGAATATGCTTATGGATTTCTTTGTGGAGAGAGAGGCACACACCAGATGGTTGGAATTTTTCATGATAGATCTCTTCTATGTGAG ACAAGCTTGGCCAGAGTAGATGttattcctctcttccttcataaAACGTCTGACCTGGAAGTAGATGTAGAAGATTTGTTAATATCAACCCTCTCATTTAGCGGAGAAGAGAAGCTTATTTGCCAAACTGAACTCGCTGTTAGCATTCAACATATTCCAACTGGCATCAGAGTCCAATCTTCAGGTATTCCAGAAGTATCTTGA